In a genomic window of Wyeomyia smithii strain HCP4-BCI-WySm-NY-G18 chromosome 1, ASM2978416v1, whole genome shotgun sequence:
- the LOC129717722 gene encoding 4-hydroxybenzoate polyprenyltransferase, mitochondrial produces MLRTFSGCCWRWQGIQNLHPHKVCLARRWTVYNGKPAAFFTSEESRHKCKKLPTVFANAEAGVGGLPEVRRTISEKQSDVIVREFSSQIRNKENEPTKGLLQTVMASPYVRLMRIDRPIGSWLLFWPCGWSIALSAPAGCWPDLLTLALFGAGAFIMRGAGCTINDMWDRDIDAKVARTKGRPLVAGELSQSDAWVFLSAQLGFGLLILLQLNWYSVVLGASSLGLVIVYPLMKRVTYWPQLMLGMTFNWGALLGWSATQGSVLWSACLPLYAAGVCWTIVYDTIYAHQDKVDDILLGIKSTAIRFGDSTKLWLSGFSTAMIGGLITAGMVCEQTWPYYSSLGVISAHLAHQIYSLNIHNPKDCANKFISNHQVGLILFLGIVLGTLYKGHKLSSSLAPEHASSAITSMPSALLMSASASSQSVGPSQASTPAGRNAVLRN; encoded by the exons ATGTTACGAACCTTCAGTGGCTGCTGCTGGAGATGGCAGGGAATTCAAAACTTGCATCCGCATAAAGTATGTTTAGCACGACGCTGGACAGTTTACAATGGTAAACCGGCGGCGTTTTTCACCAGCGAAGAAAGCCGgcataaatgtaaaaaattacCGACTGTTTTTGCCAACGCAGAAGCCGGTGTTGGGGGGCTTCCAGAAGTACGGAGGACGATCTCGGAGAAACAAAGTGATGTTATTGTGCGAGAATTTAGTAGTCAAATTAGGAATAAGGAAAACGAACCAACCAAAGGTTTGCTGCAGACTGTGATGGCCAGCCCGTATGTGAGACTTATGAGAATAGACAGGCCGATAGGGTCCTGGTTGCTGTTTTGGCCATGTGGATGGAGTATAGCACTCAGTGCACCAGCAGGTTGTTGGCCAGATTTGCTAACGCTAGCTTTGTTTGGAGCAGGAGCGTTTATCATGCGCGGGGCCGGCTGTACGATAAACGATATGTGGGACAGGGACATCGATGCTAAGGTAGCTCGAACAAAAGGCAGGCCTTTGGTTGCGGGTGAATTAAGTCAATCGGATGCATGGGTGTTTTTATCAGCTCAACTGGGATTTGGCCTGCTAATTTTACTGCAGCTAAACTGGTATTCGGTGGTACTCGGCGCAAGTTCACTGGGTCTAGTCATCGTGTATCCTTTGATGAAACGGGTAACCTATTGGCCGCAGCTAATGCTGGGAATGACCTTCAACTGGGGTGCCTTACTGGGTTGGAGCGCTACCCAAGGATCGGTGCTTTGGTCCGCCTGCTTGCCTCTGTATGCTGCCGGTGTGTGCTGGACCATTGTCTACGATACTATCTACGCTCATCAGGATAAGGTGGATGATATTCTGTTGGGCATCAAATCGACCGCCATACGTTTCGGCGATAGTACAAAGCTTTGGCTGAGCGGATTTTCAACCGCTATGATTGGTGGACTAATCACAGCTGGAATGGTTTGCGAGCAAACTTGGCCGTATTATTCATCGCTAGGAGTGATTTCTGCGCATTTGGCGCATCAG ATCTACTCTCTAAACATTCACAATCCGAAGGATTGTGCGAACAAGTTCATCTCCAACCATCAAGTTGGGTTAATTTTGTTTCTTGGAATCGTACTGGGCACTCTGTATAAAGGACACAAATTGAGCAGCAGTTTAGCACCGGAACATGCCAGTAGCGCTATTACCTCGATGCCGTCGGCGCTGCTCATGAGTGCTTCGGCCAGCAGTCAAAGTGTAGGTCCTAGCCAAGCGAGCACTCCAGCTGGACGGAATGCGGTTCTTCGAAACTAA